One segment of Sulfoacidibacillus ferrooxidans DNA contains the following:
- a CDS encoding type II toxin-antitoxin system HicA family toxin, with translation MRVLVKCGCIFLRQRGSHQHFLSSRSHQVVTVPMHSGKTINPKT, from the coding sequence ATACGGGTGCTTGTAAAATGTGGATGTATATTTCTTCGACAAAGAGGATCTCATCAACATTTTTTAAGCTCACGTAGTCATCAAGTAGTTACAGTCCCTATGCATTCAGGAAAAACAATCAATCCAAAAACATGA